One window of the bacterium genome contains the following:
- a CDS encoding nuclear transport factor 2 family protein, whose product MSDAADDRFAIIATLDRYAECLDQRDWPGLADVFTDDVEIDWVEWQQQGRDAATTSIRSYLDGCGPSQHLLGNYRIELDGDTARSRHYCRVMHMGKGEHAGKTYESWIEYKDELIRTPAGWRSRRRVCRAMMEQGDRSVLGPG is encoded by the coding sequence ATGAGCGACGCCGCAGACGACCGATTCGCGATCATCGCGACCCTCGACCGCTACGCCGAATGCCTGGACCAGCGGGACTGGCCGGGCCTGGCCGACGTCTTCACCGACGACGTCGAGATCGACTGGGTCGAGTGGCAGCAGCAGGGACGGGACGCGGCCACGACGTCGATCCGCAGCTACCTCGACGGCTGCGGTCCGAGCCAGCACCTGCTCGGCAACTACCGGATCGAGCTCGACGGCGACACCGCCCGGAGCCGGCACTACTGCCGGGTCATGCACATGGGCAAGGGCGAGCACGCGGGCAAGACCTACGAGAGCTGGATCGAATACAAAGACGAGCTGATCCGGACGCCGGCGGGCTGGCGCTCCCGGCGGCGGGTCTGCCGCGCGATGATGGAGCAGGGAGACCGCTCGGTCCTGGGCCCCGGCTGA
- a CDS encoding beta-lactamase family protein, which translates to MSKTRIALGLGLFLLVLLAALVVWQRDVPIAGTGWVAKRLCSAVFVSGRTPEDAVEVSLPLPVPIPIPGVVDDEARTVTAWFANAFAPSTARYREGLGCTLDDPNGGPSPLDDVGFAPRPGPIRPLRVLDPDPTLDAAVATAFDPESAPGYGTRAVVVFHRGALAAEAYAEGFDHRTPLAGWSMTKSVTSAMVGLLADRGRLDVNARVPLADWPPNDPRQAITWDELLRMSSGLRFDESYDAPGSDAIQMLFGHGRANRGRYAASRGIARPPDSFWSYSSGTTNLLQYAMLQVAFEGDLAAYLRFPHETLFGPTGMASAVLEPDASGVYVGSSHMLATARDWARFGQLYLDGGRVGGRTILSPHWIEYTRTPTPTNTEGIYGAHWWLNTDPAEGERRWPQLDPDVFAATGFEGQYVMVVPRHDLVVVRLGVDRGPRIDIEGLVARIVDAVATRS; encoded by the coding sequence ATGTCGAAGACGCGCATCGCTCTGGGCCTCGGCCTCTTTCTGCTCGTCCTGCTCGCCGCGCTCGTCGTCTGGCAACGCGACGTGCCGATCGCGGGGACGGGCTGGGTGGCGAAGCGGCTCTGTAGTGCCGTCTTCGTCTCGGGGCGCACGCCCGAGGACGCGGTGGAGGTCAGCCTTCCCCTGCCCGTGCCGATCCCGATCCCGGGCGTCGTAGACGACGAGGCGAGAACCGTCACCGCCTGGTTCGCGAACGCCTTCGCCCCGAGCACGGCGCGTTATCGCGAAGGTCTGGGCTGCACCCTCGATGATCCGAACGGCGGGCCTTCGCCGCTGGACGACGTCGGATTCGCCCCGCGGCCCGGCCCGATCCGGCCGCTGCGCGTCCTCGACCCGGACCCCACGCTCGACGCGGCGGTCGCGACCGCCTTCGACCCGGAATCGGCGCCGGGCTACGGGACCCGCGCCGTCGTCGTGTTCCATCGCGGTGCCCTCGCCGCCGAAGCCTACGCAGAAGGCTTCGATCACCGGACGCCTCTGGCCGGATGGTCGATGACGAAGAGCGTGACGAGCGCGATGGTCGGCCTCCTGGCAGATCGAGGTCGACTCGACGTGAATGCACGCGTCCCCCTCGCGGACTGGCCGCCGAACGATCCCCGCCAGGCGATCACCTGGGACGAGCTGCTCCGGATGAGCAGCGGCCTCCGATTCGACGAGAGCTACGACGCGCCCGGCTCCGACGCGATCCAGATGCTCTTCGGCCACGGGCGGGCGAACCGCGGTCGATATGCGGCCAGCCGTGGCATCGCCCGCCCGCCCGACTCCTTCTGGAGCTACTCGAGCGGGACCACCAACCTGCTCCAGTACGCCATGCTCCAGGTCGCCTTCGAAGGCGACCTCGCGGCCTACCTCCGGTTCCCGCACGAGACCCTCTTCGGTCCGACGGGGATGGCGAGCGCGGTCCTCGAGCCGGATGCGAGCGGCGTGTACGTGGGCTCTTCCCACATGCTCGCGACCGCCCGGGACTGGGCCCGCTTCGGGCAGCTCTACCTCGACGGAGGGCGGGTCGGGGGCCGGACGATCCTCTCGCCGCACTGGATCGAGTACACGCGTACGCCGACGCCGACCAACACCGAAGGGATCTACGGCGCCCATTGGTGGCTGAACACCGACCCCGCCGAAGGCGAGCGCCGCTGGCCGCAGCTCGATCCGGACGTATTCGCCGCGACGGGCTTCGAGGGACAGTACGTGATGGTCGTCCCCCGGCACGACCTGGTGGTCGTTCGGCTCGGCGTGGACCGCGGTCCCCGGATCGACATCGAGGGGCTCGTCGCTCGGATCGTCGACGCGGTCGCGACGCGGAGCTAG
- a CDS encoding Zn-ribbon domain-containing OB-fold protein, whose protein sequence is MANPFEGVPKPLPVATETSAPFWAGLRDGEVRIQRCTDCGRWIFYPRSNCPGCLSNALAWETVSGRGVVHTFTVAHQPTNPLFSDETPQKLVIVELEEGVHMASTLVDVQPEAIEIGMAVEPVFEATDGGEGTLLRFRPARSGDDR, encoded by the coding sequence ATGGCGAATCCCTTCGAGGGCGTTCCGAAGCCCCTTCCCGTCGCGACCGAGACCTCGGCGCCCTTCTGGGCCGGGCTCCGCGACGGCGAGGTCCGGATCCAGCGTTGTACCGACTGCGGCCGCTGGATCTTCTACCCACGCTCGAACTGCCCGGGCTGCCTCTCGAACGCCCTCGCGTGGGAGACGGTGTCCGGGCGCGGCGTCGTCCATACGTTCACCGTGGCCCACCAGCCGACCAATCCCCTCTTCTCGGACGAGACACCCCAGAAGCTCGTGATCGTCGAGCTCGAAGAGGGCGTGCACATGGCGTCGACGCTCGTCGACGTCCAGCCCGAGGCGATCGAGATCGGGATGGCGGTCGAGCCCGTCTTCGAGGCGACCGACGGCGGCGAGGGAACGCTGCTGCGCTTCCGACCTGCCCGTTCCGGAGACGACCGATGA
- a CDS encoding acyl--CoA ligase, translating to MSSDAPALLSLEEAEARLLAPGSPFELAEEEVLGETMQVYKNRAKSLRELLQASAAHGDKDYMVFADGRRWTYDDHLADVASVAAAFRERYGIGKGDHVAILAANAPEWILTYWATVSLGGVVISMNGWWQGDEIRYGLDLAKPKLLLVDERRKERLAEMEGEPGMPVVSFEQDFETIRTFAPDAALPDTPIAEDDPCLLLFTSGTTGRPKGALVSHRTLVAFTMSSFFIGARRMMTEPPAGSPGAVLAPFPLFHLSGTMGSTTATLAGGGTSVWPMGRFDPARIIQLSIDEDITSWSGATTHVFRLIDHPDMEKLDTSRFSSVGVGGSASTPELLRAVAEKFPQLEGAVGSGYGSSETGGLVSYANNAMLREAENCVGPPLPTVQIRIVDDEGKDVPDGEAGRVCVRSPLVMLEYLNNPKANEENFLPGRWVDTGDLGRLIDGRLHIESRMRDMIIRGGENIYPAEIENRIELHPDVAEVAVHGVDDRELGQRVKAVVVPNEGASPTEEAIRDFCAETLAYFKVPEFVEIRREPLPRNATGKVMKHVLEGLGENTFVEE from the coding sequence ATGTCCAGCGACGCCCCCGCCCTGCTCTCCCTCGAAGAGGCCGAAGCGCGCCTCCTCGCCCCCGGCAGCCCCTTCGAGCTCGCCGAGGAGGAAGTCCTCGGGGAGACGATGCAGGTCTACAAGAATCGCGCGAAGTCACTTCGGGAGCTGCTGCAGGCCTCCGCCGCCCACGGCGACAAGGACTACATGGTCTTCGCCGACGGCCGCCGATGGACCTACGACGACCACCTCGCCGACGTCGCGAGCGTCGCGGCCGCGTTCCGCGAGCGCTACGGGATCGGCAAGGGCGACCACGTCGCGATCCTCGCGGCCAACGCCCCGGAGTGGATCCTCACCTACTGGGCCACGGTCTCCCTCGGTGGCGTCGTCATCTCGATGAACGGCTGGTGGCAGGGCGACGAGATCCGCTACGGCCTCGACCTGGCGAAGCCGAAGCTCCTGCTCGTCGACGAACGTCGGAAGGAGCGTCTCGCCGAAATGGAGGGCGAGCCCGGCATGCCCGTCGTCTCCTTCGAGCAGGACTTCGAGACGATCCGGACCTTCGCGCCGGACGCCGCCCTGCCGGACACGCCGATCGCGGAGGACGATCCCTGCCTGCTCCTCTTCACGTCGGGCACGACCGGCCGGCCGAAGGGCGCGCTCGTCTCCCACCGGACGCTGGTCGCCTTCACGATGTCGAGCTTCTTCATCGGCGCGCGGCGCATGATGACCGAGCCGCCGGCGGGAAGTCCCGGTGCGGTTCTGGCGCCCTTCCCGCTCTTCCACCTCTCGGGCACGATGGGCAGCACGACAGCGACCCTGGCCGGCGGCGGCACGAGCGTCTGGCCCATGGGCCGTTTCGACCCGGCGCGCATCATCCAGCTCTCGATCGACGAGGACATCACGAGCTGGAGCGGAGCCACGACCCACGTCTTCCGCCTGATCGACCACCCCGACATGGAGAAGCTCGACACGAGCCGTTTCTCCAGCGTCGGCGTCGGCGGGTCGGCCTCGACCCCGGAGCTCCTACGGGCGGTGGCCGAGAAGTTCCCGCAGCTCGAGGGAGCCGTGGGCTCGGGCTACGGCTCGAGCGAGACGGGCGGACTCGTGAGCTATGCGAACAACGCGATGCTCCGCGAGGCCGAGAACTGCGTCGGCCCGCCGCTCCCGACCGTGCAGATCCGGATCGTCGACGACGAGGGCAAGGACGTCCCCGACGGCGAGGCGGGACGCGTCTGCGTTCGCAGCCCGCTGGTCATGCTCGAGTACCTGAACAACCCGAAGGCGAACGAGGAGAACTTCCTCCCGGGCCGCTGGGTGGACACCGGTGACCTCGGCCGCCTGATCGATGGACGACTCCACATCGAGTCCCGGATGCGCGACATGATCATCCGCGGAGGCGAGAACATCTATCCCGCCGAGATCGAGAACCGGATCGAGCTCCACCCCGATGTCGCGGAGGTGGCCGTCCACGGCGTGGACGATCGCGAGCTCGGCCAGCGCGTGAAGGCCGTCGTCGTTCCGAACGAAGGCGCATCGCCTACCGAAGAGGCGATTCGCGACTTCTGCGCGGAAACCCTGGCCTACTTCAAGGTCCCGGAGTTCGTCGAGATCCGCCGTGAGCCGCTCCCGCGCAACGCGACCGGCAAGGTCATGAAGCATGTCCTGGAAGGCCTCGGCGAGAACACCTTCGTCGAGGAGTAG
- a CDS encoding thiolase family protein, with product MGLKGEAAIMGVADWKPERKFSGRRAPMVEQWAELAREALADAEIDAAEVDGLVTPMITEARGFVPATVAEYLGLEVNFAEKVDLGGANAVGMVWRAAAAIELGLCNVVLCAIPARPIPHDPRPGQPFDDRIIYGASSNSHGSPQAEFEIPYGHLAQNAGYSMIAQRYRAVHGYDERAMAKIAVDQRTNACAHPDAVFHGQPITEDDVLASRMIADPLHLLEIVMPVAGGHALVVARRDRTTSPAHRPVVIAGCGERLTVKSPPNARDLLETPVGVASELAFSMAGVSRDEIDLACVYDCYTITALLTLEDAGFCKKGQGLAFVRDHDLTFSGDFPLNTHGGQLSYGQAGGAGGMSQVNEAVHQLRHEAGDRQVANCETAFVSGTGGVMSEQSALILRGG from the coding sequence ATGGGACTGAAGGGAGAGGCCGCGATCATGGGCGTCGCGGACTGGAAGCCCGAGCGGAAGTTCTCGGGTCGACGGGCGCCGATGGTCGAGCAGTGGGCGGAGCTCGCCCGCGAGGCGCTCGCCGACGCGGAGATCGACGCCGCCGAGGTCGACGGCCTCGTCACGCCGATGATCACCGAAGCCCGCGGCTTCGTTCCGGCGACGGTCGCGGAGTACCTCGGCCTCGAGGTGAACTTCGCCGAGAAGGTCGACCTCGGCGGGGCGAACGCCGTCGGGATGGTCTGGCGGGCCGCCGCGGCGATCGAGCTCGGGCTCTGCAACGTCGTGCTCTGCGCGATCCCCGCACGACCGATCCCGCACGATCCGCGCCCCGGCCAGCCCTTCGACGACCGGATCATCTACGGCGCCAGCTCGAACTCCCACGGCTCGCCCCAGGCGGAGTTCGAGATCCCGTACGGCCACCTGGCCCAGAACGCGGGCTACTCGATGATCGCCCAGCGCTATCGCGCGGTGCACGGCTACGACGAGCGCGCGATGGCGAAGATCGCCGTCGACCAGCGGACGAACGCCTGCGCCCATCCGGACGCGGTCTTCCACGGCCAACCGATCACCGAAGACGACGTGCTCGCGAGCCGCATGATCGCCGACCCGCTCCACCTGCTCGAGATCGTGATGCCCGTCGCCGGCGGTCATGCCCTGGTGGTCGCCCGACGGGACCGAACGACGAGCCCGGCCCATCGACCGGTCGTCATCGCGGGGTGCGGCGAGCGATTGACGGTCAAGTCACCACCCAATGCGCGCGACCTGCTCGAGACGCCGGTCGGGGTCGCCTCCGAGCTCGCCTTCTCGATGGCCGGCGTGTCGCGCGACGAAATCGATCTCGCCTGCGTCTACGACTGCTACACGATCACGGCCCTGCTGACCCTCGAAGACGCCGGCTTCTGCAAGAAGGGCCAGGGACTCGCGTTCGTGCGCGACCACGACCTGACCTTCTCGGGCGACTTCCCGCTGAATACCCACGGCGGGCAGCTCTCGTATGGGCAGGCGGGCGGCGCCGGAGGCATGTCCCAGGTGAACGAAGCCGTCCATCAGCTGCGCCACGAGGCCGGCGATCGACAGGTCGCGAACTGCGAGACCGCCTTCGTGTCCGGCACCGGCGGCGTGATGAGCGAGCAGTCCGCGCTCATCCTGCGCGGCGGTTGA
- a CDS encoding DsbA family protein, with amino-acid sequence MFLYGGEWYWGVDRVYLLERRLSRYGARRSGSDDAIRFDRPPLDPGTVQNRGRLRLEIYPSLRSPYTAVIFDESIELARRVGIPVELRPVMPMVMRGVPAPAAKGLYIMSDAIREAEHIGVPFGDMYDPIGEPVLRGFSLWPFARDAGRGAEYLSSFLRAAFAEGRKTGDDAGLRFVVERAGLDWEAAREHLDSDAWREELETNRQTMYEELGLWGVPSYRLLDAEGRTLLSVWGQDRLWLVAAEIRRRLGAVD; translated from the coding sequence ATGTTTCTCTACGGGGGCGAGTGGTACTGGGGCGTCGACCGCGTCTACCTCCTCGAGCGGCGCCTGAGCCGCTACGGCGCACGGCGATCCGGGAGCGACGACGCGATTCGCTTCGATCGCCCGCCGCTGGATCCGGGCACCGTCCAGAACCGGGGCCGCCTCCGCCTCGAGATCTACCCCTCCCTGCGCTCGCCCTACACCGCCGTCATCTTCGACGAGAGCATCGAGCTCGCGAGGCGCGTCGGGATTCCGGTCGAGCTCCGACCGGTCATGCCGATGGTCATGCGGGGCGTACCCGCCCCCGCCGCGAAGGGCCTCTACATCATGAGCGATGCCATCCGGGAGGCGGAGCACATCGGCGTCCCCTTCGGCGACATGTACGACCCGATCGGCGAGCCGGTCCTTCGCGGGTTCTCGCTCTGGCCCTTCGCGCGCGACGCCGGTCGCGGCGCCGAGTACCTCTCGTCGTTCCTGCGGGCCGCCTTCGCCGAAGGCCGCAAGACCGGCGACGACGCGGGGCTCCGCTTCGTGGTCGAGCGCGCCGGCCTCGACTGGGAAGCCGCCCGCGAGCATCTCGACTCCGACGCCTGGCGCGAGGAGCTCGAGACGAACCGGCAGACGATGTACGAAGAGCTCGGTCTGTGGGGCGTACCCAGCTATCGCCTCCTCGACGCGGAGGGACGGACCCTGCTCTCCGTCTGGGGGCAGGATCGGCTCTGGCTGGTGGCCGCGGAGATCCGCCGACGTCTCGGGGCCGTCGACTAA
- a CDS encoding thiolase family protein, protein MGSEDVYITGIDMIKFGKFLDRSIASLGAEAALGAMDDAGVTINDIQALYSGNLMAAAGMVGQQIQEEIGQTGIPAINVSNACATGATALREGYIAIRAGIYDTVLAVGVEKLAGAGMLGGGGGAPKGLHPEGLLGSGSMPCVFAEAGMAHAKEYGTTFEQFAMVSVKNHHHSTMNPKARYQIETPLEEVMNAEMISYPNTKLMCSANVDGSAAAVLMSEKEMKRRGLQGQAVKIRASVLTTDPWTDRDEVMPDVNTCTRNAASQAYEMAGVGPEDLDLVELHDCFATAEVLHYENLQLCGDGEAGKLIDEKQTWIGGRIPVNLSGGLLSKGHPIGATGIANQYEIAMHLRGQAGKRQVEGAKIGLAHVIGLGTCCGIHILEGPSA, encoded by the coding sequence ATGGGCAGCGAAGACGTCTACATCACTGGCATCGACATGATCAAGTTCGGCAAGTTCCTCGACCGCTCGATCGCGAGCCTTGGGGCCGAGGCCGCGCTCGGCGCGATGGACGACGCCGGCGTCACGATCAACGACATCCAGGCGCTCTACAGCGGCAACCTGATGGCCGCGGCCGGCATGGTCGGCCAGCAGATCCAGGAAGAGATCGGCCAGACCGGCATCCCGGCGATCAACGTGTCGAACGCCTGCGCGACGGGCGCCACGGCGCTGCGCGAGGGCTACATCGCCATTCGCGCCGGCATCTACGACACGGTCCTCGCGGTCGGCGTCGAGAAGCTCGCCGGCGCGGGCATGCTCGGCGGTGGCGGCGGTGCGCCGAAGGGGCTGCACCCGGAAGGCCTGCTCGGTTCGGGCTCGATGCCCTGTGTCTTCGCCGAGGCCGGCATGGCCCACGCGAAGGAGTACGGCACGACCTTCGAGCAGTTCGCGATGGTGTCGGTCAAGAACCACCACCACTCGACCATGAACCCGAAGGCGCGGTACCAGATCGAGACCCCGCTCGAAGAGGTCATGAACGCGGAGATGATCTCGTACCCGAACACGAAGCTCATGTGCTCGGCCAACGTGGACGGCTCCGCCGCGGCGGTCCTCATGTCCGAGAAGGAGATGAAACGACGCGGCCTCCAGGGCCAGGCGGTCAAGATCCGGGCTTCGGTGCTCACGACCGACCCGTGGACGGACCGCGACGAGGTCATGCCCGACGTGAACACCTGCACGCGGAACGCCGCCTCGCAGGCCTACGAGATGGCGGGTGTCGGCCCGGAGGATCTCGACCTCGTCGAGCTCCACGACTGCTTCGCGACGGCGGAGGTCCTCCACTACGAGAACCTGCAGCTCTGTGGCGACGGGGAAGCCGGCAAGCTCATCGACGAGAAGCAGACCTGGATCGGCGGCCGCATTCCGGTGAACCTGTCCGGCGGCCTGCTGTCGAAGGGCCACCCGATCGGCGCGACGGGGATCGCGAACCAGTACGAGATCGCGATGCACCTTCGCGGCCAGGCCGGCAAGCGCCAGGTCGAGGGCGCGAAGATCGGCCTCGCTCACGTGATCGGCCTCGGCACCTGCTGCGGAATTCATATCTTGGAGGGACCGTCGGCCTAG
- a CDS encoding thioesterase family protein: MPYDVTDFQSLMALESHGPDVFVGIGPAYPWGGLYGGQVVAQALRAACHTVDADHLPHSLHAYFIRAGDTEEPIRFEVDRIRNGRSFVTRRVVARQSIGPILNLSASFQVRESNQSDVQTQSMPRVAAPEDLEPDHWGPILSRRSIKPEKGVPHSAAWLKIAQEIGEDPILQACGLAYASDDIPTEAASLAHPKRPDPYHDAENYGDVFVGASLDHAIWFHRPGRHDEWVLHDFMGHGVTGARGLGIGQVYARGGVHLATIAQEVLIREKTR, encoded by the coding sequence ATGCCGTACGACGTGACCGACTTCCAGAGCTTGATGGCGCTCGAATCCCACGGACCCGACGTCTTCGTGGGGATCGGCCCGGCCTATCCCTGGGGCGGCCTCTACGGCGGGCAGGTCGTGGCGCAGGCGCTTCGCGCCGCCTGTCACACCGTCGACGCGGACCATCTGCCGCACTCCCTCCACGCGTACTTCATCCGCGCGGGAGACACCGAGGAGCCGATCCGCTTCGAGGTCGATCGAATCCGCAACGGCCGTTCCTTCGTGACCCGCCGCGTGGTCGCGCGCCAGTCGATCGGGCCGATCCTGAACCTGTCGGCGTCGTTCCAGGTCCGGGAGTCGAACCAGTCGGACGTGCAGACCCAGTCGATGCCCCGCGTGGCGGCGCCGGAGGACCTCGAGCCGGACCACTGGGGACCGATCCTCTCGCGGCGATCGATCAAGCCCGAGAAGGGCGTACCGCACTCGGCGGCCTGGCTGAAGATCGCGCAGGAGATCGGGGAGGATCCGATCCTCCAGGCCTGTGGGCTCGCCTACGCCTCGGACGACATCCCGACCGAGGCCGCGAGCCTCGCCCATCCGAAGCGCCCCGATCCCTACCACGACGCGGAGAACTACGGCGACGTCTTCGTCGGGGCGAGCCTCGACCACGCGATCTGGTTCCATCGCCCGGGCCGCCACGACGAGTGGGTGCTCCACGACTTCATGGGGCACGGCGTGACGGGGGCGCGGGGGCTCGGCATCGGGCAGGTCTACGCCCGGGGCGGCGTCCACCTGGCGACCATCGCGCAGGAAGTCCTGATCCGGGAGAAGACGCGTTAG
- a CDS encoding OB-fold domain-containing protein, protein MSEETLTIKPYLKAPAGGDPYLEGQKCSACGAISLKKRMACASCGARDTVAPVKLANTGKLHSFSIIHRAFPGIEVPFVSAIADLDGGGTIKTNLVGIEPDPDKITLGMDVTVDFQTAPRKDAEGNEYLTFVLKPAA, encoded by the coding sequence GTGTCCGAAGAGACTCTCACCATCAAGCCCTACCTCAAGGCGCCCGCCGGCGGCGACCCGTACCTCGAAGGCCAGAAGTGCAGCGCCTGCGGTGCGATCTCGCTCAAGAAGCGGATGGCCTGCGCGAGCTGCGGCGCGCGGGACACCGTGGCGCCGGTCAAGCTCGCCAACACCGGCAAGCTCCACTCCTTCTCGATCATCCACCGGGCCTTCCCGGGAATCGAGGTGCCCTTCGTCTCCGCGATCGCCGATCTCGACGGCGGCGGCACGATCAAGACCAACCTGGTCGGCATCGAGCCCGACCCGGACAAGATCACCCTCGGCATGGACGTCACGGTCGACTTCCAGACCGCGCCCCGCAAGGACGCCGAAGGCAACGAGTACCTGACGTTCGTGCTCAAGCCTGCCGCTTAG
- a CDS encoding LLM class flavin-dependent oxidoreductase, translating into MTPLAPGQISLRLYPHRLPPVEQVEQMLAQARVAERAGWDGLMTSEHHGGFPDYVPNPLQLAGWLLEATDRIWAAACPLLLPLYAWSHVAEQVAWLAARFPERVGVGVAVGGLAQDFEMAGLDYEDRGAVFRASFPLLAEALRGEAQSPLSEDAAIAATRERPIPVVSAAQGPKAVARAAAAGTGVLFDSLQTLVRMRALCDAYEEAGGSGPRIAIRRVWLGPAPSEEVAEQMAFYRSYAPEAAQEHWGDGQQMIAAEGAEEVAAGLLRVAREGGADAFNLRVHVKGIEPSRVDEQIARVGEELLPILRQELVATR; encoded by the coding sequence GTGACGCCGCTCGCTCCGGGTCAGATCTCACTGCGCCTCTATCCCCACCGACTTCCGCCGGTCGAGCAGGTGGAGCAGATGCTCGCCCAGGCCCGGGTGGCGGAACGTGCCGGCTGGGACGGTCTGATGACGAGCGAGCATCACGGCGGCTTTCCCGACTACGTGCCGAACCCGCTGCAGCTCGCGGGCTGGCTCCTGGAGGCGACCGATCGGATCTGGGCGGCGGCCTGTCCGTTGCTGCTCCCCCTCTACGCGTGGTCCCACGTCGCCGAGCAGGTCGCGTGGCTCGCGGCGCGCTTTCCCGAGCGCGTCGGCGTCGGCGTGGCGGTCGGCGGCCTCGCCCAGGATTTCGAGATGGCGGGCCTCGACTACGAAGACCGGGGTGCGGTCTTCCGCGCGTCGTTTCCGCTCCTGGCGGAGGCGCTCCGGGGCGAGGCGCAATCGCCGCTCTCGGAGGACGCCGCGATCGCCGCCACCCGGGAGCGTCCGATTCCGGTCGTGTCGGCCGCTCAGGGGCCGAAGGCGGTCGCGCGGGCGGCGGCGGCGGGAACGGGTGTCCTCTTCGACTCGCTGCAGACGCTGGTTCGGATGCGGGCGCTCTGCGACGCCTACGAGGAGGCGGGCGGCTCCGGCCCGCGGATCGCGATCCGTCGCGTGTGGCTCGGCCCGGCGCCCTCCGAGGAGGTCGCCGAGCAGATGGCCTTCTACCGGAGCTACGCACCGGAGGCCGCTCAGGAGCACTGGGGCGACGGCCAGCAGATGATCGCGGCGGAGGGTGCCGAAGAGGTCGCGGCGGGCCTGCTCCGCGTGGCGCGCGAGGGCGGCGCGGATGCGTTCAACCTCCGCGTCCACGTGAAGGGCATCGAGCCTTCGCGGGTCGACGAACAGATCGCGCGGGTCGGCGAGGAGCTCCTCCCGATCCTGCGTCAGGAACTGGTCGCCACACGTTAG
- a CDS encoding LLM class flavin-dependent oxidoreductase: MILDIFSELQRALPPGQVADAAFEGRILEDAIEQAKLADALGFGCWWTVEHHGATEFSYSSSPEMMLAVLSQHTERIHLGHSGVLAPFNINHPLRVAERAAFLDQVSGGRLELGLARSGGTEWEAFEVDPDSSRDQLREALTMIPRMWTQDAFEWKSEHVKIPPRNVVPKPVQSPHPPLWQTATSPESFRMAGELGVGALATTLVSPLDTLALMLREYDKGLESAKPVGKFVNAQRSVFTFMHCCDSRDDAIESGAAEAVLWFINAAPTVFHVPRDTWIDAIRGDLKDSAPSSDAALDAPEIYDDLDLNDPIPVIALLNRQLAGQPLDPEEVFEVMEPIPSVVIGDVDACEAKLRGYQSIGCDRLMCLMQMGHVSQESVMRSIRLTGEHLIPKFA; encoded by the coding sequence TTGATCCTCGACATCTTCTCCGAGCTGCAGCGCGCGCTGCCCCCTGGTCAGGTCGCCGACGCGGCCTTCGAGGGGCGGATCCTCGAAGACGCGATCGAGCAGGCGAAGCTCGCCGACGCGCTGGGCTTCGGCTGTTGGTGGACCGTCGAGCACCACGGGGCGACCGAATTCTCCTACAGCTCGTCCCCCGAAATGATGCTCGCCGTCCTCTCCCAGCACACGGAACGGATCCATCTCGGGCATTCCGGCGTGCTCGCCCCCTTCAACATCAACCACCCGCTCCGGGTCGCCGAGCGCGCGGCGTTCCTCGACCAGGTGAGTGGCGGGCGTCTCGAGCTCGGACTGGCGCGTTCCGGCGGAACCGAGTGGGAAGCCTTCGAGGTCGATCCGGACTCGTCGCGCGATCAGCTTCGGGAAGCGCTGACGATGATCCCGCGGATGTGGACCCAGGACGCGTTCGAGTGGAAGAGCGAGCACGTGAAGATCCCGCCGAGGAACGTCGTGCCCAAGCCCGTGCAGTCGCCGCATCCGCCGCTCTGGCAGACGGCGACGAGCCCGGAGTCGTTCCGGATGGCGGGCGAGCTCGGCGTGGGCGCCCTCGCGACGACCCTCGTGTCTCCCCTCGATACCCTGGCTCTGATGCTCCGGGAGTACGACAAGGGGCTCGAGTCGGCGAAGCCGGTCGGGAAATTCGTGAACGCCCAGCGCTCGGTCTTCACGTTCATGCACTGTTGTGATTCGCGGGACGACGCGATCGAGTCCGGGGCCGCGGAGGCGGTGCTCTGGTTCATCAACGCTGCGCCGACGGTCTTCCACGTCCCGAGAGATACGTGGATCGACGCGATCCGAGGCGACCTCAAGGACTCGGCGCCGTCGAGCGATGCCGCGCTCGACGCACCCGAGATCTACGACGACCTCGACCTGAACGATCCGATTCCGGTGATCGCGCTCCTGAATCGGCAGCTCGCCGGGCAGCCGCTCGATCCGGAGGAGGTCTTCGAGGTGATGGAACCGATTCCGTCGGTCGTGATCGGTGACGTCGACGCCTGCGAGGCCAAGCTGCGCGGCTACCAGTCGATCGGATGCGACCGGCTGATGTGCCTCATGCAGATGGGACACGTGAGTCAGGAGAGCGTGATGCGCAGCATCCGCCTGACGGGTGAGCACCTGATTCCGAAGTTCGCCTGA